A genomic segment from Aulosira sp. FACHB-615 encodes:
- a CDS encoding sugar transferase: MYQTQLQSLCQVPTDRVWKLDTPHSSVDSKFKRCLDILGSLVGLIILGIVFIPIAIAIKLDSPGPIFFTQERYGLQGRPFKLRKFRSMVDDAERLKSLVTNEADGLIFKNQHDFRVTKVGRFLRRTSLDELPQFWNVLVGEMSLVGTRPPTSDEVAKYNQRHWQRLNVKPGLTGEWQVNGRSHVKDFEQIVDLDLRYQEKWHPLYDLLLITKTFYVIFGKVGAF; the protein is encoded by the coding sequence ATGTACCAAACACAATTGCAAAGTCTTTGTCAAGTTCCTACTGACAGAGTTTGGAAATTAGACACACCCCACTCTTCCGTAGATTCTAAATTCAAACGTTGTTTAGATATTTTAGGGAGTTTAGTGGGTTTAATCATTTTGGGTATTGTGTTTATACCGATAGCGATCGCTATTAAACTCGATAGTCCAGGCCCAATTTTCTTTACTCAGGAACGTTACGGACTGCAAGGACGACCTTTCAAACTCCGTAAATTCCGTTCAATGGTTGATGATGCCGAAAGACTCAAATCTTTAGTTACCAACGAAGCTGACGGATTAATCTTTAAAAATCAGCATGACTTTCGAGTTACGAAAGTCGGGCGTTTTTTACGCCGTACCAGCTTAGATGAGTTGCCACAATTTTGGAATGTACTGGTAGGTGAGATGAGTTTGGTAGGAACCCGCCCACCTACATCTGATGAGGTAGCTAAGTATAATCAACGTCATTGGCAACGTTTGAATGTCAAACCGGGTTTGACTGGTGAATGGCAAGTTAATGGTCGTTCTCACGTCAAAGATTTTGAACAAATAGTTGATTTAGACTTACGTTACCAAGAAAAATGGCATCCATTGTATGATTTGTTGTTGATTACCAAGACTTTCTACGTCATCTTTGGCAAAGTTGGGGCTTTTTAA
- the surE gene encoding 5'/3'-nucleotidase SurE, translating to MTIILTNDDGIDAPGIEALLRAVNSENVIVAAPKDHQSGCGHQVTTTRSINIQQRSEQEYAIAGTPADCVRIAISQICPDTKLVLSGINAGGNLGVDVYISGTVAAVREAAMNGIPGIAISHYRKAKQNFDWELAAKLTAEVLADLIPRPLEPGCFWNVNLPHLQPGEPDPKMVFCQPCNKALPINYRVDGNEFYYVGEYGKRDRTPGSDVDVCFSGNIAITQLRV from the coding sequence ATGACGATTATTTTGACTAACGACGATGGTATTGATGCGCCTGGAATTGAAGCGTTGCTGCGGGCTGTGAACAGTGAAAATGTGATTGTCGCTGCACCGAAAGATCATCAATCAGGTTGTGGGCATCAAGTGACGACAACTCGTTCTATTAATATTCAACAGCGTTCCGAGCAGGAATATGCGATCGCTGGGACTCCGGCGGATTGTGTGAGAATAGCCATATCGCAAATTTGCCCAGATACCAAACTAGTCTTATCTGGAATTAATGCGGGTGGAAATCTGGGTGTCGATGTTTATATTTCTGGGACTGTAGCTGCTGTGCGCGAAGCCGCTATGAATGGGATTCCGGGAATTGCTATTTCTCACTATCGCAAAGCCAAGCAAAATTTTGATTGGGAATTAGCCGCAAAATTAACAGCTGAGGTGTTGGCTGATTTAATTCCAAGACCTCTCGAACCCGGATGCTTCTGGAATGTAAATCTCCCCCACTTACAGCCAGGAGAACCAGACCCCAAAATGGTATTTTGTCAACCCTGTAATAAAGCTTTGCCGATTAATTATCGTGTGGATGGCAATGAATTTTATTATGTAGGGGAATATGGGAAACGCGATCGCACTCCTGGTAGTGATGTGGATGTTTGCTTTTCTGGCAATATCGCCATTACTCAGTTAAGAGTATAG
- a CDS encoding caspase family protein: MPRAIIKNDVKKLWCLVIGINEYQDKNLRALRYAVADCQGFAQAVKQANHKFIHTEIIEHHSQSSPAPSLAEIRASFQHIVKSANPQDTVLFYFCGHGMLESESQQAVLCLTHTQTDDLLNTGLTMQELLTLLGNCQAAQQIVILDACHSGSFTLRNSPTPQMLEQLQKVAVQKKQTGYSQGFYALLSCDKEQLSWEFPDLGHGVFTYFLIRGLLGEAADVRGEIEVKSLYKYIYHHTLQYIDKLNQGLRLINQQKRSRGDTDGLKKEQPQQTPKLIVEAVGELVLGYKATEIELRSHRQALIVNGLSDGEITPEISKMLAGAGGFDLKYWHSQARDLPDVRQAIQNCLLNQASSASLEDATSLLYLRGRIEETTTGEAFLVISDEIKLSRDWLRQSLRQSNIAQQIVVLDCLVDTQNTASLQNWLEDLQQESEISQCLIIGAATIENAEEFATALLTTLQTSNLQTGLSVAGWIMGVQRELAESQIWRNYWLGGMQGVIEILPATSQQKSQRVDLGICPYMGLRAFSEKDAKYFFGQEVLTQRIINEVNHQSFLAVVGASGSGKSSVVQAGLMAQLRLGKQLPGSETWLIKYLRPGENPLQELAKIMADAEENPLQTEGLLHLGGEGFVHWLRTRNEPMVVLVIDQFEEIFTLPATGDRQVFLDILLEALDYASDRFKLIITLRADFISPCLELPKLSQKLQASHVLVPPRLSAENYRQIIEKPAEQVELTVEPGLVELLLNDLQQSAGDLPLLQFVLEQLWEHRDQNTGELTVSAYRDKIGGIKVALELKAQAIYDSLSPEEQKIAQWIFLSLTRLGQGTEDTKKQVQKSQLLQGKYSPYSVEKILQKFIDAKLIVVNLPENDANIGQSRTADSISQELEILKSEVTIEVAHEILIRHWSSLRWWLDENRDRLYQQERLEKKRKEWEQKQKHPDFLLQKTQLTEAEAYYQKYKDYLTPPEKEYIQASRKARLKNRFLLGSTSTITLLLIAASGIVAWQQQQQNQLAQLIRYSSFNIITPDIAKTTLNSLSALLTNANKHQQAGDINQALDDYRQIWRITLNLQDKISQEPQKFADILKHQNTLQQASQQAEKSLAEIIKKTRLSTLEAELQQGKFGDLVDTDFAKLENQYTGALKTSYAILMREQGAKADVNNDGYLTEGEEKLLPCETLKDIEALWRKYTENRCNWTDESTCRELQGQNLTTKLSFPPSAYLLKRRWDECQVIVGGSGSAALTNRRQDATYSQSWGILYSQ; the protein is encoded by the coding sequence ATGCCCCGTGCCATTATCAAGAACGATGTCAAAAAACTTTGGTGTTTAGTGATTGGTATTAATGAATATCAAGATAAAAATCTGCGTGCATTGCGTTACGCCGTTGCAGATTGTCAAGGTTTTGCTCAGGCTGTAAAACAAGCCAATCACAAATTTATCCACACAGAAATCATTGAGCATCATTCCCAATCATCACCAGCACCTTCATTAGCTGAAATTCGCGCTAGTTTTCAGCATATAGTTAAATCTGCTAATCCCCAAGATACAGTTTTATTCTACTTTTGTGGACATGGAATGCTGGAGTCAGAAAGTCAACAGGCTGTGTTGTGTTTAACTCATACTCAAACAGATGATTTACTCAACACTGGTTTGACGATGCAAGAACTGTTGACATTGTTGGGTAATTGTCAAGCTGCTCAACAAATAGTAATTTTAGATGCTTGTCATAGTGGCAGTTTTACTCTGAGAAATTCACCCACACCTCAGATGTTAGAACAACTGCAAAAAGTTGCTGTTCAGAAAAAACAAACAGGATATAGTCAAGGATTTTATGCCTTACTTTCTTGCGATAAAGAACAGTTATCGTGGGAGTTTCCCGATTTAGGTCATGGTGTGTTTACCTATTTTTTAATTCGCGGCTTATTAGGTGAAGCGGCTGATGTGCGGGGAGAAATTGAAGTTAAATCGCTCTACAAATATATTTATCATCATACCCTCCAGTATATTGATAAGCTTAACCAAGGACTGCGGTTAATTAATCAACAAAAACGTAGCCGTGGTGATACTGATGGGTTAAAAAAAGAACAACCACAGCAAACTCCCAAATTGATTGTAGAAGCGGTGGGGGAATTAGTTCTTGGGTATAAAGCCACAGAAATCGAACTGCGATCGCACAGGCAAGCTTTAATAGTAAATGGGCTATCAGATGGCGAAATCACTCCTGAGATTAGTAAAATGTTGGCTGGTGCGGGTGGTTTTGACTTGAAATATTGGCATTCCCAAGCACGAGATTTGCCGGATGTCCGCCAAGCGATTCAAAATTGCTTACTCAATCAAGCATCTTCAGCCAGTTTAGAAGATGCAACATCTTTACTTTATCTGCGGGGAAGAATTGAAGAAACAACTACAGGTGAAGCTTTTTTAGTTATTAGTGATGAAATTAAACTTAGTCGTGATTGGTTACGCCAAAGTCTGCGTCAGTCAAATATTGCTCAACAAATTGTAGTTTTAGATTGTCTTGTAGACACACAAAATACTGCATCTCTCCAGAATTGGCTAGAAGATTTGCAACAAGAATCAGAAATTAGTCAGTGTTTAATTATTGGTGCAGCTACTATTGAAAATGCCGAAGAATTTGCTACAGCTTTACTGACAACTTTGCAAACATCCAACTTACAAACAGGTTTATCTGTTGCTGGCTGGATTATGGGTGTACAGCGCGAACTTGCAGAAAGTCAAATTTGGCGTAATTATTGGCTAGGGGGAATGCAGGGAGTAATTGAAATTTTACCTGCAACTTCACAACAAAAATCCCAACGAGTTGATTTAGGGATTTGTCCTTATATGGGATTAAGAGCTTTTAGTGAGAAAGATGCAAAATATTTCTTCGGTCAAGAAGTTCTCACCCAAAGAATAATTAATGAAGTTAATCATCAATCTTTTTTAGCAGTAGTTGGTGCTTCTGGGAGTGGTAAATCTTCCGTAGTCCAAGCGGGATTAATGGCACAGTTAAGGCTGGGAAAACAACTTCCGGGAAGTGAAACTTGGCTAATTAAATATTTGCGTCCTGGGGAAAACCCACTGCAAGAATTAGCCAAAATCATGGCAGATGCTGAAGAAAATCCCTTACAAACTGAAGGGTTATTACATTTAGGCGGTGAGGGTTTCGTCCATTGGTTACGCACCAGAAATGAGCCAATGGTAGTTTTAGTAATTGACCAATTTGAAGAAATTTTTACGCTGCCGGCTACAGGCGATCGCCAAGTTTTTCTTGATATTCTTTTAGAAGCTTTAGACTACGCATCCGACAGATTTAAATTAATCATTACTCTCCGCGCCGACTTTATTTCACCTTGTCTCGAATTACCCAAACTATCGCAAAAATTACAAGCATCTCATGTTTTAGTTCCACCCCGGTTGAGTGCAGAAAATTATCGCCAGATTATCGAAAAACCAGCCGAGCAAGTAGAATTAACAGTTGAGCCAGGTTTAGTTGAGTTACTGTTAAATGATTTACAACAATCGGCGGGAGATTTACCTTTACTGCAATTTGTTTTAGAACAGTTATGGGAACACCGCGACCAAAATACAGGTGAATTAACAGTTTCAGCTTACCGCGATAAAATTGGTGGCATAAAAGTAGCTTTAGAACTCAAAGCTCAAGCCATTTATGATAGTTTGTCACCAGAAGAACAGAAAATAGCCCAATGGATTTTTCTATCTTTAACTCGTCTGGGACAGGGTACAGAAGATACTAAAAAACAAGTCCAAAAATCCCAACTATTGCAAGGTAAATATTCACCATATTCAGTTGAGAAAATTCTACAAAAGTTTATTGATGCCAAATTAATTGTTGTTAATTTACCAGAAAATGACGCAAATATCGGGCAGAGTCGCACTGCTGATTCTATTTCTCAGGAATTAGAAATACTCAAAAGCGAAGTAACTATAGAAGTAGCTCACGAAATTTTAATTCGTCATTGGTCGAGTTTACGTTGGTGGTTGGATGAAAACCGCGATCGCTTATATCAACAAGAGCGTTTAGAAAAGAAACGCAAAGAATGGGAACAAAAGCAAAAACACCCCGATTTTCTTTTGCAAAAAACTCAACTCACAGAAGCAGAAGCATATTATCAAAAATACAAAGATTACCTCACCCCCCCAGAAAAAGAATATATCCAAGCCAGTAGAAAAGCGCGGCTAAAAAATCGTTTTTTACTAGGTAGTACTAGTACCATTACTTTATTATTAATTGCAGCTTCTGGGATAGTTGCTTGGCAACAACAACAGCAAAATCAGTTAGCTCAACTCATCCGCTATAGTTCATTTAATATTATTACACCTGATATTGCTAAAACAACATTAAATAGTCTATCTGCATTGTTGACTAACGCTAATAAACATCAACAAGCTGGAGATATTAATCAAGCATTGGATGATTATCGGCAGATTTGGCGGATCACTTTGAATTTACAAGACAAAATTAGTCAAGAGCCACAAAAATTTGCTGATATTCTCAAGCACCAAAATACATTGCAACAAGCATCGCAACAAGCTGAAAAATCCTTAGCAGAAATCATTAAAAAAACTAGACTGTCTACTTTAGAAGCTGAACTCCAACAAGGTAAATTTGGCGATTTAGTGGATACTGATTTTGCCAAGTTAGAAAACCAATATACAGGCGCACTCAAAACATCTTATGCAATTTTGATGCGTGAACAAGGTGCAAAAGCTGATGTCAATAATGATGGTTATCTCACCGAAGGAGAAGAAAAACTTCTACCTTGTGAAACTCTCAAAGATATTGAAGCATTGTGGCGCAAATATACAGAAAATCGGTGTAATTGGACAGATGAATCTACTTGTAGAGAATTGCAAGGACAAAACCTCACAACTAAGTTATCATTTCCTCCCAGTGCTTATCTTTTAAAAAGGCGCTGGGATGAGTGTCAAGTGATAGTAGGAGGCAGTGGTTCGGCTGCGCTCACCAACCGGAGGCAGGACGCTACCTATAGTCAATCTTGGGGTATATTATACAGCCAGTAA
- a CDS encoding DUF1822 family protein has protein sequence MNYLNAITISTIAIESCVEISETTQDAVWQQSQNFSTPSTRLQAYLNRLCLLTVLPWLEEIWGIIAKPAPNLAVLHSFWEVVNGTAITINQTRLILIPSLAIDINEIRVPQEWVDIPSWAGDYYLAVQVNTEDGWVKVWGYTTHLQLKQPSNYSAGDRTYNLDYEDLIHDLDILWVTRQLCPDAPTKTEVEPLANLSLTQANNLLARLGNPAVKFPRLAIPFSLWGALLEHGGWRQRLYELRTGITQQWSIIQWIQTGISDLAQQLGWNYLDLETSLGSRGIAQTNEPVILTRHLIIAGQNYELQVQSPGEITSGIWVIELQSLSLQGLIPSGFKLRLLTEDLQPFPDNECVADTATEKLAIELQLEAGEGLVWEIEPTPENYEREILRF, from the coding sequence ATGAACTATCTTAATGCTATAACGATATCAACTATTGCCATCGAATCCTGCGTGGAGATATCAGAAACTACACAGGATGCAGTTTGGCAGCAAAGTCAAAATTTTTCCACCCCCAGCACTCGCCTACAAGCTTATTTAAATCGACTTTGTTTGTTAACTGTTTTACCTTGGCTAGAAGAAATATGGGGAATTATCGCCAAGCCTGCACCAAATCTTGCTGTTTTGCATAGCTTTTGGGAAGTAGTAAATGGGACAGCAATTACTATTAATCAAACTCGGCTAATATTAATTCCGAGTTTAGCAATTGATATCAATGAAATCCGTGTTCCCCAAGAATGGGTGGATATTCCCAGTTGGGCTGGGGATTATTATTTAGCCGTGCAAGTTAATACTGAAGATGGTTGGGTAAAAGTTTGGGGATATACAACTCATTTGCAACTCAAACAACCAAGTAATTATAGTGCAGGCGATCGCACTTATAATTTAGATTATGAAGACCTCATCCACGACTTAGATATATTGTGGGTAACACGTCAACTTTGTCCTGATGCGCCAACAAAAACTGAAGTGGAACCTCTAGCTAATTTATCATTAACCCAAGCAAATAATTTACTAGCAAGATTAGGAAATCCGGCTGTAAAATTTCCTAGACTTGCAATTCCCTTTAGCTTATGGGGAGCATTGCTAGAACATGGCGGTTGGAGACAAAGATTATATGAACTCCGCACAGGAATTACCCAACAATGGTCAATTATTCAATGGATACAAACAGGAATTTCTGATTTAGCCCAACAACTTGGTTGGAACTATTTAGATTTAGAAACTAGTCTTGGTAGTAGAGGTATAGCCCAAACAAATGAGCCAGTGATTTTAACTCGTCATCTGATAATTGCTGGTCAAAATTACGAGTTACAAGTGCAATCTCCAGGCGAGATTACATCAGGAATTTGGGTTATAGAATTGCAGAGTTTATCACTACAAGGTTTAATTCCTAGTGGGTTTAAATTGCGGTTATTAACTGAAGATTTACAACCATTTCCCGATAATGAATGTGTTGCGGATACAGCGACAGAAAAGTTAGCAATTGAATTACAACTAGAAGCGGGTGAAGGTTTGGTATGGGAGATTGAACCAACGCCCGAAAATTATGAGCGAGAGATATTGAGATTTTAA
- a CDS encoding M48 family metallopeptidase, translated as MTRAFPVAQAVKLSLILGVTTGSCLLGSNFKVHAESGTGTHRQPQITSVKLAQNSSAISRFQTFAEADELYQKGQLQAAENLYRKVKSEFAASDRRRTAIYEVDKLPGDGQVYWRNANEGLQQNLDSKIFLPLQLLLSNYPEFIKGHLLLAEACQNKPEACKNSAKDGQPKNALEVLGRAVELYPDEPELLKAKINALEKEQKFLEASIAARQFATIYVDYPEAPEFEQLAEKNLQRHHSKLNDDLRFQGIFSAVVGGVKAFSTKDWQAGVSGFETVSMLLQGESAFGKEVADKLVKQYQQEGKLLEDPQVLNYVRGIGGRLEPLMGRKFDYEYYVIQDSSINAFALPGGKVFVNTGAILAANSEAELAGLLSHELAHAVLSHGFQRVAQGKFISSLSNVIPMPDMLQEMVGKEHSRENERQADILGTRVLTKAGYAADGLRNLMATLNAKSGGKSETSWQSTHPAPAERVTYLENLIQSNNYNRYAFEGVKKHKEIQDLIQGVTPSIAATNPGSQPDEKPPKANLNPGSKPTRGVVAIASGQTRDNVEIRIDGGKVESNRNFTINFIVENRSDRPFAFVPLYAEVVTESGKKLKTRFSSAQAQVPAKGTIKGEVQVLGQTWNSQGSQNLTLVIKESTGGGRIFRIPF; from the coding sequence ATGACTAGAGCATTTCCAGTTGCTCAAGCTGTAAAATTGAGCTTGATTTTAGGCGTGACCACTGGTAGTTGTTTACTAGGAAGCAACTTCAAGGTTCATGCTGAGTCAGGAACCGGCACACATCGCCAACCGCAAATTACAAGTGTCAAGCTGGCGCAAAATTCCTCAGCCATCAGCCGCTTTCAAACCTTTGCAGAAGCTGATGAACTCTATCAAAAAGGACAACTGCAAGCAGCAGAAAATCTTTATCGCAAAGTCAAATCTGAGTTTGCAGCTAGTGATAGAAGACGTACTGCTATTTATGAAGTTGACAAACTGCCGGGTGATGGTCAAGTATACTGGCGGAATGCCAATGAAGGTTTACAGCAAAATTTAGACAGCAAGATTTTTTTACCTCTGCAACTATTACTAAGTAATTATCCAGAATTTATTAAAGGTCATTTACTGTTAGCTGAAGCTTGCCAGAATAAACCAGAAGCTTGTAAAAATAGTGCTAAAGATGGACAGCCAAAAAATGCCCTAGAAGTTCTCGGAAGAGCAGTAGAATTATATCCTGATGAGCCAGAATTACTCAAAGCGAAAATTAATGCTTTAGAAAAAGAACAAAAGTTTTTAGAAGCTTCCATTGCTGCCAGACAATTTGCCACAATTTATGTTGATTATCCAGAAGCACCAGAGTTTGAACAACTTGCCGAGAAAAATCTCCAACGTCATCACAGCAAGCTGAATGATGATTTACGATTTCAAGGTATTTTTAGTGCAGTTGTAGGTGGTGTAAAAGCATTTAGTACAAAAGATTGGCAAGCTGGGGTTTCCGGTTTTGAAACAGTATCTATGCTTTTGCAAGGTGAATCGGCTTTTGGGAAAGAAGTTGCTGATAAATTAGTTAAACAATATCAACAAGAAGGTAAGTTATTAGAAGACCCACAAGTTCTCAATTATGTGCGTGGAATTGGCGGCAGACTAGAGCCTTTGATGGGGCGCAAGTTTGATTATGAATACTACGTTATTCAAGACAGTTCAATTAATGCTTTTGCCTTACCTGGGGGAAAAGTTTTTGTAAATACGGGAGCAATTTTAGCCGCTAATTCGGAAGCAGAATTGGCAGGTTTATTAAGTCATGAACTTGCTCATGCTGTGCTATCTCATGGTTTTCAACGTGTTGCCCAAGGTAAGTTTATTAGTAGTTTAAGTAATGTCATTCCTATGCCGGATATGTTACAGGAAATGGTAGGTAAAGAACATAGCCGAGAAAATGAACGACAAGCGGATATTTTAGGTACGAGAGTATTAACCAAGGCTGGCTATGCTGCGGATGGCTTGCGGAATTTGATGGCAACCTTAAATGCTAAATCTGGCGGAAAATCAGAAACTTCTTGGCAATCTACTCATCCGGCTCCCGCAGAACGAGTTACATATTTAGAAAATTTAATTCAAAGCAATAACTATAATCGTTACGCTTTTGAAGGAGTGAAAAAACACAAAGAAATTCAGGATTTAATTCAAGGGGTAACTCCGAGTATTGCGGCGACAAATCCTGGATCTCAGCCAGATGAAAAACCTCCTAAAGCTAATCTTAATCCTGGAAGTAAACCGACACGCGGCGTAGTAGCGATCGCATCTGGACAAACCAGAGATAATGTAGAGATTCGCATCGATGGCGGTAAGGTGGAAAGCAATCGAAACTTCACGATTAATTTTATTGTCGAAAATCGCAGCGATCGCCCCTTTGCATTTGTGCCTTTATATGCTGAAGTAGTAACAGAAAGTGGCAAAAAATTGAAAACCAGATTTTCATCTGCTCAAGCACAAGTTCCAGCCAAGGGAACAATTAAAGGCGAAGTGCAAGTATTAGGACAAACTTGGAATAGTCAAGGCTCACAAAACCTAACTTTAGTAATTAAAGAAAGTACTGGTGGTGGGCGCATTTTCCGCATTCCATTCTAG
- a CDS encoding HupE/UreJ family protein — protein MFKDKLLQRYLGAIAALAMISLLSSWTGLSYPHDISNSWDGWLWGMADPVLVLTEFVSILAIGLLAASTQHCSWIATALISANILGTIITLSQINLPVSEVAIAIVSVAFGMVLVTAKQPKLFTLLLLTAIAGLFHGYFNSESIIGAGTMPSVMYVVGAALTQYAVVKSVSQIATQVSQADLSSILSRRMSLLGFAICALGFVSLTMGIN, from the coding sequence ATGTTCAAAGATAAATTACTTCAACGTTATCTTGGTGCGATCGCCGCTTTGGCTATGATTAGTTTGCTGAGTTCATGGACTGGATTATCATATCCCCATGACATTTCTAATTCCTGGGACGGCTGGTTGTGGGGAATGGCAGATCCAGTATTAGTGTTGACTGAGTTTGTGAGTATCTTAGCCATCGGTTTACTCGCCGCCAGCACCCAGCATTGTAGCTGGATAGCCACTGCGCTGATATCAGCCAATATTTTGGGAACAATAATTACTCTCTCGCAAATAAATTTACCAGTGTCAGAAGTTGCGATCGCAATAGTGAGTGTGGCTTTTGGTATGGTATTGGTGACAGCAAAACAGCCGAAGTTATTCACACTACTGCTACTAACAGCGATCGCAGGTTTGTTTCATGGCTATTTTAATAGTGAATCAATTATTGGGGCAGGCACAATGCCTTCAGTTATGTATGTTGTCGGTGCAGCTTTGACGCAATATGCAGTGGTAAAAAGTGTCAGCCAAATTGCTACTCAGGTGAGTCAAGCAGATTTATCCAGTATTTTGTCTAGAAGAATGAGTCTGTTAGGTTTTGCTATCTGCGCTCTTGGTTTTGTGTCGTTGACTATGGGGATCAACTAA
- a CDS encoding sigma-70 family RNA polymerase sigma factor has translation MSNYLSQYSAAERSTSDWALYWHEVWQNQPKSLARGHLYAYLQEVGYKAATKVKPRFTLPQYTLADYFQIAIAYIDKVFTGFDPQRQSNLEAFAYRVFCNLIKDGLLKEGLEEASIRSDWSLLLHSSQKLLHKALVQRGLSATEIAPYIFAWECFKVIYAPTKPKGNRQLTAPDLIVWEAIAQVYNQERIQQLPPSDAKTIQKWLEACVQAIRAYTAPPTASLDASVFNEDNTLRDILPSGDATPLTKLLDEEEAQIRKSLWTEINSLLSNSITNLDAQKQELLKMYYGEGLTQKEISLKLGISQPTVVRRLQKFKSESLITLAQWSQTTQNISLSPNVINNMNGLIDEWLEKYYKKHNEL, from the coding sequence ATGAGTAATTACCTCAGTCAGTATTCCGCCGCAGAACGTTCCACATCTGATTGGGCATTATACTGGCACGAGGTTTGGCAAAATCAGCCAAAAAGTCTGGCGAGGGGTCATTTGTATGCTTACTTACAAGAAGTTGGTTACAAAGCTGCTACAAAAGTCAAACCGCGATTTACGTTGCCACAGTATACTTTAGCGGATTATTTTCAAATAGCGATCGCATATATTGATAAGGTATTCACAGGATTTGACCCCCAGCGACAGTCTAATTTAGAAGCTTTTGCTTATCGGGTGTTTTGTAATCTCATCAAAGATGGGCTACTCAAAGAAGGGCTAGAAGAAGCAAGTATTAGAAGTGATTGGTCGTTATTACTACACAGTAGTCAAAAATTACTTCATAAAGCTTTAGTACAGCGTGGGTTATCCGCCACAGAAATTGCGCCTTATATTTTTGCGTGGGAATGCTTCAAGGTGATTTATGCGCCCACAAAACCCAAGGGAAACCGCCAGCTTACCGCCCCTGATTTGATTGTATGGGAAGCGATCGCCCAAGTTTACAACCAAGAACGAATTCAGCAACTACCACCATCAGATGCGAAAACTATCCAAAAATGGCTAGAAGCTTGTGTCCAAGCAATTCGAGCTTATACCGCTCCACCCACTGCTTCTTTAGATGCGTCGGTATTTAACGAAGACAATACATTGCGAGATATCTTACCTAGTGGCGATGCTACTCCCTTGACAAAACTACTAGATGAGGAAGAAGCACAAATCCGTAAATCTCTCTGGACAGAGATAAATTCCCTGTTAAGCAATAGCATCACCAATCTTGACGCACAAAAACAAGAGCTACTGAAAATGTACTACGGCGAAGGACTCACCCAAAAAGAAATATCACTCAAGCTAGGAATATCTCAGCCAACTGTGGTGCGCCGACTCCAAAAATTCAAATCTGAATCACTCATCACTTTAGCGCAATGGTCGCAAACCACCCAGAATATTTCTCTGAGTCCCAACGTAATCAATAACATGAATGGATTAATTGATGAATGGCTAGAGAAATACTACAAAAAACACAATGAATTATAG